The Taeniopygia guttata chromosome 13, bTaeGut7.mat, whole genome shotgun sequence nucleotide sequence GAAGATTTCAGGGGGCTATAACAGCAATGACCAGTAAAAAAGGAGGTCCCTGAGCAGGTGGATTCAGACTCTTGATGGTGGTACATGGTTTGGAGATGAGACAGTTGAAAGAAAAGGTGTTGAAATTGGATACACAAGGGAAAAGTTCTTTACCATAGCGACAGCCAAATCCTGGCACAGAGAGCCCAAGAAGATTGCACATCCACCTTTGAGGGCTCTCAGTGCTTCATTGGGtaaagccctgagcaacctgtgaGCAACCTGATAAGATCTCGGCACTaaccctgccctgagcaggcggcTGGACCAAAGTCCTTCCCAAGCTGATCCAGCCTGCTCCTCTTTGGGAAAAGAGGGTGAACCGGAATGATAACCAAGTGCTGAGCTTCCtccccagccgggctgtgggagccctGCAGTCAGCACCACCACCCTTGGATCATCCCATGGCAGCTTGAAAAGCCTTGTCAAACGCTGTGAAtgtcaagggaaaaaaagtaggGCAAAGGATCCAACTGAGTTGCGCCAGTGACACgtgcctgtgctgggggaggaggaggaagcagttCAGCTCACAAGTTAAATGGGCCAAGAGCCTGGACACAATAAAAGATCAGCTGCACCACCAGCAGAGTGAAGCTGTGAGAGGGAAATAACATCTTCCCTTTGCCATGGGCATGGCCTGGCACGGGAGGGTGCTCAGCTGTGAGCCGTGGCACTGAGACCACGCACAGATTTCATCCTGGTTGTATTTTAGCAGGTGTGGGGAGAACCTGGCCCTCATTCCACTGCAAGGGGTGGCtccctgccccttcctccccaggGAGAGGAAGAGCTGTGAAGATGATCATCTTAGATGTTATCTAAGAGAGATCTCAAATGTATCATGactcactcacctgccaaagctgtcaaaaaaaaaaaaatgaaacaacaaaaacacaaaaaaaccccaacaaaacaacccaaacccaacACAATTTCAAAGGTGTAAGAAGAAAACCAAGGAAAAGCAGTGGCTGAAGGTTTGATCTCTGTTCTGGTGCGTGTTTCTGGGGAGGCAGCCAGACAGAGATGGGAGTTCAGACGGGGCATCCTGTGGCCactgctgccccatcccagggatcCATCAGGGATGGCAAATCCAGCTTTCAAAACCCAAGAGTGAGCACACCTGGCACCAGCAAAGCATCCCTTCCATCCCAGTTAGCTGGAACCATGTGCATCCTTCAGCTGCAAGGATGGATCACAACTGAAATGGGTTTTGCTGGAGCTCTGCCTCTCTTGGCCTCTCCTGGGGACATTTTGAGAAGTGTCCCCAAGTGAGGGAAGTCATTTCCTCAAAGCAAATTACTCCCACTCTCCacttccctggcacaggtggaAGAGATGGTAGTTGGGTCTTTGGGGTATGGAGGTggtttttttgctattttctctgaaaaaacaaagtaaatgaTAGTTATTAAACAATGAACTTCTGCAACTTCTGTTCTTTTGTGATCTGTCTTTGTTATCTCAGCCTCCAGATTTAAAAGGATTAGATATGGCAATATGCTGTGAGAATTTTTGAGTCACTGATTGCCATCTCAGGCTTAAAGATGCACCATTGCCCTTCTCtcattaaaatgtgattttccaTCCTAAAAATGGGGTCTTTTTGCTCCTGTCCTCTGAACATGGTGCTGTTCCAGCCACACAATATAACAGGATTATCACAGGATAACTGTGGCCAGAGAAGTCGTGGAGGTCATCCTGTTGCTCCAAGCTGGAGGATTGGCAAGGAAAGGCACTTTCCCAATGTGTTCTTCAGGACCACTTGTGCCTCTTGCTCCCCTCAATCCTGCCCGTGCTCTGGATGTCCTCTCGAGTTTGGTAACAAAACATCtcaatttaaaagcaaacaagggcCCAGGCTGTACAACTGGGCCACAGAGAGGGTTGGTCTGCTTCAAAGAAGAGGTGGCAGATTTTGCAAGAATGCAGTaggctgggatggggaaaacATCAGGATCAAAGGCAGCTGGTTGGAGAGAAGCTCCAAAACAGCTCCAAAACAAAGCTTTGCCTGTGCAGCTCAGCCACTGGCTGCCTGCCTGGGAAGTTACCAAATGACAAAGCATTTATCAGAATTGGGTTATGTGGATTACCAGAGGAGAAGCTGGTATTAGGTGTGCTGAGCACCTTGCTGAGGTCTCTCTTTTAAGGCATTGTGCCCCAGTTGAGTTCAAAGCTGGGATTGTGGCAGGAGAGGCAAATGCTCAAACTCTGTCCAAACAAGGTCCAGAGGTTTAGGTGCTCAGCATTTAGGTGCTTGCAAAAGATGTTGACCCCTGAGGCTCATGATAAATCTAAAGCTCCCTTTGAAAGCTGTGTTTAACATGAAGGTGCTGCTGTCCCATTGATCTACTGCCAATGTTTTAACAAGAGGATGCCACAAGTATTTCCCTGTGAGAGTTTTGCACAGTGAAAGAGACCgtaaaattgcttttcttgtgTTTGCACAAAGAGGGATTTGTCAGCCAGAGTGAAGAAGAGAGAGGGCAGCAGTGTGAAAAGTGAAGAAAGGAATGAAGTCTATGTGTATTAAAAATtgtaaataaatgcaaacaTGTATGCCTAGAAAATTAAGGTCTGTGTATGATTCAGAGAGAATTTATCCTAGAGAAGGGGAGAGTAAGCCCACAGCTCTTCTGCtccagggaatttttttttttaattattgacAATTTATGCAATCTGGCTCTCtgctaaatataattttattagtATGCGAAGACACTTGGCAAGCAGGAAAATAACGCTGGTGAGTTCACAGTTTTCAAGACAAAGCATTCTATaagagaaaagaagggaaaagactgATTTGGTAAGAAGATCCTTGCAGCTTCTGCCTAAAACCAGCCACCTGCCATCTCCTGGGTGCAGGCTTAAATGGAGCAATATTCTCTACCCTCAGCTCGCTTGTCTCTGCTTTCCAAAGGAGATGAGGCATATGCAGTCACGCTGTTCATCAGCTCTCCCATCACCCTCCCACAGTAACCCCAGAGAGAGAAGGAACACGGCTATGGAGGCTGGGAAGGGAACCAAGGCTCCTGCTGTCACCCACCCCCTGGGATGGGCAGAGTCGGGCAGGAGCAGTTTTTGGCTGCCCAGCATGTGCCAATTTGCCAGGCGGGACGggacagaggagctgtggctggtAGGGGCAGGAGGACGCAGCCCACGGAGCCGTGGGAATCACCTTTCTTCCCAGGAGGAGGTGATGCAACAGCTCAGGAGAGCAAAGCCACACATCAGGCTCCAGCACGGCTAGATCAAAGCATTTTTCTGGGTCTTATGGAAGAAAGAATCCAGCCAAAGCATGGTGCTGAGTGTTATTTTATTGAGCAGAGACAGCAGAGGGAGGACAGGCTGCTCCCGTGTCCGCGGTCGAGGGcggctcagctcctgctgctcggTCCAGGCAGGACTCAGCATTTCCCCAGGTGCTTCAATCTTATTTTCCCTCCACTTCTCCTgtaaaaggagggagagagactTAGACCAAGTAGCAAATGACAGACACAGCAGTGTGGGACAGAGCTCACTCACCCCAACAGGTCTGACCTGTGCCAGAGTATGTCCCTGGTACCTCATAAAGAACACCCAGCtattttctcctctccctgttCTTCTCTGATTTGCCCTAGGATAAGGCAGCCTTGGCTGCACACTAAATGTAAGGATTGCTAAGGCAAAAACATTTTGCAAGCACATTCCATCCATCAGGGATGGCATCTCTTTTAAAAGGTGACAGAGCTTAGGAAAAGGAGAGacatcctgttcttcctctgaGATCTTGTGTCTTGTTCCACAAAGTTCATTCAGACTTTTCAGGAATAACTTGGCATGGCTCAGCTCCCACATTCCTCCAGCACTTCTCAGTACCCAGGAGTGTGGGCAGTgagagctgcagcctgtggcACACAGTGGGAATTGTGCATCAATTTAGTGCTTGTGGAAGGTACAGGCGGGATGCATTTGCTTCCCAGGCCCTGTGCTGCCTCTCAGCATGGCAACCAGCAGCCTGCAACGCCCagaaatgaattaaaattaacttgtggcacacagctctgctccaagGAGGAAACATTCCTCTTGGCACGGTTCAGAGGCTGGTCCATACAAGAGGGGCAGCCTGGATACAGGGCTTCCCCCCCATGAAGAGCACCACTAGATCCATGGAAATGAAGGCAAACCCTGCTATTTCAGTGCCCCCAGTGTCACTTACAGCACTGCCTTGCAGAAGGCACACTTGTTCCCATACGTGACGCCATCCGTGCCGCAGTGAGGGTTGGACTCCCTTGTGCAGTACACGCTTCTGTTTAGGAACTCCCTACAGATCTGCACAaggaataataattttttttaaaaacagcctTTCAGGACCTCCATACTCCTTGTTTCACTTTCCAAATTGGACCCAAGGTCATTAACGTAAAGCTTTTTCTGACAAGTTCTGACACTGTCTCTTTTCTGACAGAAAAAGCCCTTTCAGAAATGAACAGAAGCAGCGTTTCAGGGGAATTTTGGCCCCATGTTTGAGGAAGGAAATTGTAGTCACCTGGGAGAAGTCTTGATCTCCCAACAATAGGAATGGATTAGCCTAGGCATGCACGGGAAGAGTCAGCACTGATGCTCTGTCAGGCACTCTGAGCTgggctccctccctgctgcatgacTTCAGGTGTCTTGCGAAACCCTGCACTCAGTTTGGTGCTTGCTAAGCTCCTGCTTTCccagaggaaggagggagaaacAATAGGGAAATCCCTGGGCAATTAAAAATTATGCCCAGGAAGTGTACAGGTATTTTGCCTCTCTACAAATCCCAGGGATGAACTAAATTTGGGGGAATAGGACACTCAATAATCAGTTTGCTTCATGAGAAGATTGTATAGTGAATCCAAGTCAAAAGTGGTGCAGTACATATACATCTGCTAAATCAACCATTTATTTCCCTGCTCTACCTGCTAACGTGGCCACACAACATTCCCCAGGTAGAAGTGAACTCCCCAGCACTGGGAATACTTGGAAGGACCCACCTGCTCCCAGCAGACATTAAAAAACTGTTTACCCAGCACCAAGATTTTGGTTATAAAAACATTTCTCCAAAGTGAAATGCcatgactggatgtggcactccgTGCTGTGGTTTAGTTGACAAAGTGGTGTTCAGTCAAATCTTGGATTCGGTGGTCTTGGGGGTCTTTTCCACCAGTAATTATTCCATGGTTTGATTAAATGCAGATTCAGCaagcagaaacagcagcactAACCTCTTCAATCTCTTGACCTGCTACATCTGGAactaaaaggggaaaaaaaaaaaaaaaaggcaaataaaaccCAGACAGATTTTACACGTCAGCATTACTTTCTGATAAAGTCTGAATTAAATTCACAAACATGTTATGCAAACTACAGTGAAACATACTCCAGGTTTTTCCTACTCCGTCATCCCTCACGGGGGAAGAGGGGGCAGGAAATACATTATCTGAAttgcttttcagtattttcctaTTTTGAAAAATGCTACTAAAATACCATGTAATCATTCATTCAGCTGCTAACTACACCTCAGACGCATAAGCCAATCTCCTGGAAGGCAGCCACTCCCGGGGAAGCAAGCTGCCATATCAGATGTGGAACCACACTCCCAGAGATTTGAAACCCATGGTGGCTTTT carries:
- the LOC105759411 gene encoding serine protease inhibitor Kazal-type 6-like, producing the protein MRATGALVLLSLLLLSFFTVPDVAGQEIEEICREFLNRSVYCTRESNPHCGTDGVTYGNKCAFCKAVLRSGGKIRLKHLGKC